One part of the Ursus arctos isolate Adak ecotype North America unplaced genomic scaffold, UrsArc2.0 scaffold_16, whole genome shotgun sequence genome encodes these proteins:
- the LOC125283109 gene encoding ral guanine nucleotide dissociation stimulator-like: MWPSQCDRGAPPHLGHWELRKQEILFARKQLELFKKLLPHQCLGSIWSKRNKPGSEHLAPTVRATVAQFNGVAKCVITTCLGNPSMTARDRAMVVEHWIKVAKACQTLRNYSSLHAILSALQSVSIHCLEMTWEKVSRKPLRIFQKLCSKDTTQGRNLLIKGNEINHQKRNKEYQVLTDIMLLQVASENYTLEPKDPFQAWFQAMEPLSKAESYTLSCHLEP; this comes from the exons ATGTGGCCAAGTCAATGCGATCGAGGAGCGCCACCGCATCTGGGGCACTGggagctgagaaagcaagaaatattgttcgcCAGGAAGCAACtg gagctgttcaagaagctgctgccccatcagtgcctgggctccatctggtccaagcgcaataagcctggcagtgagcacctggcacccacagtccgggccactgtcgcccagttcaacggtgtggccaagtgtgtcatcaccacctgccttggcaacccaagcatgacagcccgggacagggccatggtggtggagcactggatcaaggtggccaag gcctgtcaaaccctgaggaactactcctcCCTgcatgccatcctctcggctctgcagagtgtctcaaTTCACTGCCTTGAGATGACATGGGAGAAAGTTTCCAG gaagccattgaggatctttcaaaagctgtgcagcaaggacaccacacagggcaggaacctgctcatcaag gggaatgagatcaaccaccagaaaagaaataag gaataCCAGGTCCTGACGGatatcatgctgctccaggtggcttccgagaattacaccctagagcccaaGGATCCTTTTcaggcctggttccaggctatggagccacTCAGcaaggctgagag ctacaccctgtcctgccatcTGGAGCCCtag